The genomic region ACTACTAGGCCTAACCCTATTAATTCAGATTCTAACAGGATTCTTCTTAATAATGCACTTTTCATCAAGCGATACTCTAGCATTTTCATCTGTATCCTACACCTCCCGCGAAGTCTGATTTGGATGACTCATCCGCAACCTCCACACAAATGGGGCCTCCCTGTTCTTTATATTTATCTTTCTTCACATCGGACGAGGCCTATACTACACATCATATCTTCACGAAAGCACATGAAATATTGGAGTAATCATACTTCTACTCCTAATAGCCACAGCATTTATAGGCTATGTTCTCCCATGAGGACAAATATCATTCTGAGGAGCAACCGTAATCACGAATCTACTTTCTGCCACACCCTACGTTGGAAGCACTGTCGTGCCATGAATTTGAGGCGGCCCCTCTGTTGACAACGCAACACTTACACGCTTCACTGCCCTACACTTCCTCCTTCCATTCGCCCTATTGGCTTCACTCATCACCCACCTGATCTTCCTCCATGAACGAGGATCATTTAACCCCCTAGGAATTAGCCCAAATGCTGACAAAATCCCATTCCACCCCTACTTCACCATAAAAGACGCCCTAGGAGCAGCACTAGCTGCCTCCTCACTACTCATCTTAGCTCTCTACCTACCAGCCCTATTAGGGGACCCTGAAAACTTCACCCCAGCAAATTCCATAATTACCCCAACACACATCAAACCCGAATGGTACTTCCTATTTGCTTATGCCATTCTACGATCTA from Alligator mississippiensis mitochondrion, complete genome harbors:
- the CYTB gene encoding cytochrome b translates to MTHQLRKSHPIIKLINRSLIDLPTPSNISAWWNFGSLLGLTLLIQILTGFFLMMHFSSSDTLAFSSVSYTSREVWFGWLIRNLHTNGASLFFMFIFLHIGRGLYYTSYLHESTWNIGVIMLLLLMATAFMGYVLPWGQMSFWGATVITNLLSATPYVGSTVVPWIWGGPSVDNATLTRFTALHFLLPFALLASLITHLIFLHERGSFNPLGISPNADKIPFHPYFTMKDALGAALAASSLLILALYLPALLGDPENFTPANSMITPTHIKPEWYFLFAYAILRSIPNKLGGVLAMFSSILVLFLMPALHTAKQQPMSMRPMSQLLFWALTLDFLLLTWIGGQPVNPPYILIGQTASLFYFIIILILMPMAGLLENKMVEPTYVTPK